The DNA sequence GACGGCCCGAGCCGCCGTTGCCTGAACTGCCGCTGCCGGAACCGTAGGAGCCTCCGGAGGTTCCGCCGGTGTTGGAGGACCAGACTGCCTTGCTTCCGCCGGTTGCGCCGGAGCGCTGGCCGGAGGTACCCGCTGCGGCGCGCTGGCCGGTTGCGGGGCGCCCGCTGCGCTGGCCACCGCCCGAGGCAGGACGTCCGCCGGTGGCGGGGCGTCCGGTGCCGCCGCGGGGAGCGTCGCTGCGGGTGATCCGGGAATCGGTGCGGCCCTCGGCTGCACGTCCGTTCGATCCGCGGCCGGCCGATGAACGGCCACCTGCTGCGGGAACGTCGTTGCGGTGCGTGGAAGCCGTGCCGCGGCCGCGGGCGTTGCGGCGGGCAGCGGCTGCTGCCACTGCGCGGTCCTCGTTCTGCTCGGCATTGCGGTCGAATGCTGCACGGGCTTCCGTGCGGCCTTCGAAGGCGACAGCCCGGCGCTCGGCGCGGGTGGCGTCGCTGCGGGCGGGTTCGGCCGAAACCTTGCCGCGTCCACCACGTCCGCCACGCCCACCGGTGGTGGGAGCAGCCTGGCGGCGTGCACGCTTGCGCTCCGCGTTGGCTCCGGTGGAGGTGCCGCCGCCCTGCTTGGGGGCTTTGGCTGCCAGGAGCGCGGCACGGGTGCGGGGGTCAACCTTCTCCGCAATGTCGCCAACCAGTTCAGCCACGATGGGTGAGCTGGCCGTGACGCGCTCGAAGCTGACGTCCACGCCGGCGGCCTTCATGAGCTTCTTCACGTCGGCCTGCTGTTCGGGCAGGGTCAGCGTGACCACGGTGCCGTCGGAACCGGCACGCGCGGTGCGGCCTGAACGGTGGAGGTACGCCTTGTGCTCGGTGGGCGGGTCCACGTGGATGACCAGTTCGACGTCGTCGACGTGTACACCGCGGGCGGCGACGTCTGTTGCCACCAGGACGCGGACGTCGCCGTTGGAGAACTCGGCCAGGTTGCGGTCACGCGCATTCTGGGAGAGGTTGCCGTGCAGGTCCACGGCGGGGATCCCGGCGTCGGTCAGGGTCTTGGCCAGCTTGCGGGCGTGGTGCTTTGTCCGCATGAACAGGACGCGGCGGCCGGCGCCGGAGGCGAGCTCCACGATCAGTTGCTTCTTGACGGTCTGGTCGTTGACCACCAGCACGTGGTGCTCCATGGTGGTTACCGCTGCCTGCGGATCGTCCACGGAGTGGGTGAGCGGGTTGGACAGGTAGCGCTGGACGATCTTGTCCACGCCGTTGTCCAGGGTGGCGGAGAAGAGCAGGCGCTGGCCCTCGCTGGGGGTCATGTCCATGAGCTTCTTGACCACCGGCAGGAAGCCGAGGTCGGCCATGTGGTCGGCCTCGTCCAGGACGGTGATCTCCACCGCTTCAAGGGTGAGGATGCGCTGGCGGATCAGGTCCTCCAGGCGGCCGGGGCAGGCGATGACGATGTCGACGCCGGCGCGCAGCGCCTTTTCCTGACGGGCCTGGGAGATGCCGCCGTAGATCACGGTGGTGTTCAGGCCGGCGGCCTTGGCCAGCGGCTCGATGGTGGCGTTGATCTGGGTTGCCAGTTCACGGGTGGGTGCCAGGACCAGGCCCATGGGGCGTCCGGGCTTGCGGAAGTGCTTGGCTTCCCGCTCAGCGAGTCTTGCTACAAGCGGGATAGCGAAAGCAATGGTTTTACCGGATCCGGTCCGGCCCCTGCCCAGGACGTCACGGCCGGACAGCGTGTCCGGAAGGGTCTTCACCTGGATGGGGAACGGTTCAACGATTCCCTGGGCGGTAAGGGTGTCTGCAAGGGCCTTGGGAGTACCGAGGGCAGCAAAAGTAGTCATGTAGTTTTTTACGGTCTTTCTGGCGGTATCCAGGCGGATATCGGCCCCCGATGCCGGTTGGACCAGGGGTTTCGCCGAAGAAAAGTCAGGTGATCAACCGGGCGCTGTAAATCAGGACAGCCGGCCGGGACCAAATGGAACGCGTTCATCGACGCAGGATGTGCCTCTCACATGAAGAAAGCCCACTCCCTGGAAAGGAACCTCCAGATCCGGAGCAGGCGGCATCACTGCACATCAAGTTCCTCCAGTCTAGCATCCCTGCGCCCGGAACCCATCGTCGGCGTTGCCTTCGGGGGCACGGCGGGGCAATGTTGAGGCATGAGCGAGCACCAGGAAACGCAGCAGCACGAAGGGCACGCGCACGACAACGGCGGGTCGCCGGACGGGGGCGGCGGCGGCATTGACACGGCTTCCGCCCGGGACGAGAGGTACCGCAGCAAAGCAAGGCTGTGGAGCGGGAAGCCGAACCCGCAGCTGGTCCGGGAGGCCGGTGGCCTGCGGCCCGGGAAGGCGCTGGAACTGGGATGCGGCGAAGGCGCCGACGCTATCTGGCTGGCGCAGCAAGGCTGGTCCGTGACCGCCGTCGACGTCTCCACCGTTGCCCTGGAACGGGCCCGCTCCCATGAGCTGGCCGAACTGGCGCGGGAAAGCGTGCACGCCTCGAACGGCACTATGGAAAGCCGGATTACCTGGCAGCTGGCGGACCTGACGCAGTGGCAGCCGGGAGATGCCTACGACCTGGTGACGTCGCAGTTCCTGCATTCCCAGGAGCTGGACTGGCGGATCCCGCTGCGCACCGCGGCCTCGGCCGTCAAACCGGGTGGAACGCTGCTGGTGGTTGGGCACCACCCGGACCGGCTGCCGCCGTGGGGTCCGGGGCACCATCATGAAGGCATGTTCTACACAGGCGACCAGCTGGTGCAGGAACTGGGACTGGATCAGCCCGGATGGCAGGTGGAGGTCCTCACCAGCCGGGAGCGCCCAGTGACCGGGCCGGAAGGGCAGGAGGCCACCATCGCTGACGTCATCGTGCGCGCCACCCGCCTTACCTAACCGCCGGCGCGCCCCCCGGTGGTGACGCGCGGCGCCACCAGGACCGCGGCGACCCCGATGGCGGCAGTGAAGGCGAAGACCCCCGCGAAGGACTGGACCGGCGTCGTGAATGCCGCGAAGACAATCCCTGTGGTGGCCAGCGACAGCGCGCCGCCCAGGGAGTCCGAGATGGACATGGCCGAGCTGTTGAAGCCCGCGTTCTCCTTGGTGGACAGCGCCAGGGTCATCACGCTCAGGCGCGGGTAGAGCAGGCCCATGCCGCCCCCTGCCAGCACCCAGCCCGCGATGGCGGTGGCGGGCGGCCAATGCAGCGCGGTGGTGGCCAGGGCCACGGTTATTGCGGCCAGGACCATGAGCGATCCGGCCTGGACGGCGCGGCGGTGCGGCAGCCGTGTGCCCATCCGGCCCTGTACGGCGGCGGCCCCCGCCCAAGCGAGCGCGCCGCCGGTGAGGGTCAGCCCGGCCAGTGTGGGCGGGACCGAATACTGGTCGATCAGGAGATACGGAAGGTAGACCTCGGCGCCGAAGAACGAGGCCGACGCGAGGCCGCGCGCCAGGATCACGCTGGGCAGGCCGCGGCGGGCGGCGAGGGTACCGGAGGGCACCAGCGGACGCACAGCCACCAGGGCAAGGACGACGGCGGCGAGCGCCAGGAGTGCCGTGGCTGCCGGGAAGGCGGGGATGCTGGCGTCCGCGGAAAGATTCAGCCCCAGCACCGCGAGCGCGGCCAGTGCCGCCCAACCCAGCCGGCCCAGGGCCCACGGCGGTGCGGTTTCTTCGGGTTGGCTTGTACCGGCCGGCCCCCCCTCCGCGTCGGGCCCGTCCAGCCCGCGCAGCACCGGCACGATCATCGCCAGCGCCGGAATGACCAGGCCCACCACGCCCAGGAACACCCAGTGCCAGCTGAAGACCTGCGCCACCACCCCTGCCGCGAAGGGTCCCACCAGGGACGGGACCACCCAGGCCGCCGAGAAGGCAGCGAAGATCCTCGCGTGCAGCTGGCCTGGGAAGAACCGCGCCACGAGCACGTAGAGCGCGACGGTGAGGGCGCCGCCGCCAAGACCCTGCACCAGGCGGCCGGCGACGAGCATGGGCATGGTCAACGAGGTGCCCGCGATGAGCAGGCCCAGCACGAACAGCGCTACGGAGGCGTACAGCGGCGCGGCGGGCCCGCGGCGGTCTGACCAGTTTCCGGCCCCCACCATGCCGATCACGCCCGTGGCCATGGGCCCCGCAAAGGCCAGCGCGTAGAGGCTTCCACCGTTCAACTCCCGGCTGACCAGGGGCATGATGGTGGTTACGGCAAGCGATTCGAAGGCGGCCAGGAACACCAGGGCACAGGTCCCCACGGTCACCCAAAGGTATGGGGGCCGGAAGATCCCGGCGGCGTCGCGGGTTCCCGGGAGCGTGGAATCCTGCACAGCGGTTCCTACTCCACGAACCGGTTCCGGCCGGACCGGTAGCCAAAGACCGCCGCGAGCAGGCCCACCACCATAAACAGGACTCCGGCGGGAACGAAGGACCCCGTTGCCTGGTGCAGCTGGCCCACCATGAGGGTGCCCGTGGAGCCAACCCCGTAGCCCACACCCTGCATCATGCCGGAGAGGTGGGCGGCGGTGTGCCCGTCGCGGGTGCGGAGCATGATCAGCGTCAGTGCGGCGGCGGTGAGGCTCCCCTGCCCCAGTCCGAGCAGGCCGGCCCACACCCAGATGAGGTCGAGCGGGCCCAGGATGCTCAGCACGAATCCCCCGCCGGTCATCAGTGCCACCACCGTGTTGATGGCGCGCTGGTCGCGGAACCTCGCGGCAAGGGCCGGTGCGAACAGGGAGCCCAGCATCTGCAGCACGATGCACACGGCAACGATCAGCCCTGCGGTGGCCCCGTCCACGCCCCTTTCCCGGAGGATGGGCGCCAGCCAGGCGAAGCCGCTGAAGGACATCATGGCCTGCAGCACCATGAAGATGGTGACCTGCCACGCGACCGGAGAGCGCCACACATTGACGCCGTCCTTGACGGCCTGGTGCCGGACACTTCCCTGCCGCACGGCAACGGGAAGGAACAACAAGAGGACGACGGCGGCGGGCAGCGCCCAGACCCACAGCGCCTTGGTCCACTCCCCCGTCGCCGTGTAGACCGGGTAGGTGAAGCCGGCCCCGAGGGCGGCTGATGCGCAGATCGCGGTGGTGTAGAGGCCGCCCATGAGCCCCAGCCGGTGCGGGAAGTCGCGCTTCACCAGGCCGGGGAGAAGCACGTTGCACAGGGCGATTGCCGCTCCGCAGGCCGCCGTTCCAACGAGGAGGGCCGGCAGGTGGCCCGAACCGGCGGCGGCTGCACCGGTGTCCACCGGCCGCAGCAGTAGTCCAGCGGTCAGCAGTGCCATGGCGCCCAGCAGCACACGCTCCGCGCCGAACCGCCGGGCCAGGACCGGGGCGACCGGCGCGAAGACGCCCAGCAGTGTCACGGGAACCGTGGTCAGCACCACCACGGACCAACCGGGCAGCCCGGCTTGCGATGTCACTTCCGGCAGGACGGCGGAGAGGCTGGAAAAGACGCTGCGCAGGTTCAGGCCGATCAGGACCAGGCACACACCCAGGTAGGCCAGGGCGCGCCGGCTGCCCACGCGGGTGGGTTCCGCAGCCGGCAGCTCATCAATTTCTGCATCCACCAGGGTGCTGAGGTCCACCAGGCTGCTGCCCGTCCTGGTCCGGCCATGGGCTTCCCCGGAATCAGCCCTTCGCTGCTGCATCCCCGGTTCGGCATTCGTTGCGTCGGTCATCCGCCCATTCTTGCAGGCGGGCACCAGCGCGGAGTTTTCCACATACGGACGCGCGCACCTTCCGGCGCTCCAGGCAGATTCGTAGGTTGTTACCAGCCGCGGCCACGCACCTGGCCGCACCTTACAACGGGAGCACCATGGAAACGACACCGCAGCCGGAACCACGCCCCGCCCCGCCCGAGAGCCGGGCGCTGAAGGGTGGACCACTGGAGGGCACAAAGTTGGAGAGCACAGTGCCGGAGAACGCACCGGCGGACGGGACGGGGCCGCCTCCCGTCCATGGCGGCCCTGGCCAGCCGCCGGGAGCACCCGGCCATAAAGCGACGAACAGCCTGGTCCTGGCGATCCTTGCCCCGGTCAGCATGCTCCTGACCGGACCGTTCGCCGGGCTGGCCATGCTCCTGACGTATTCGGACAACGGCTACTCGCGCACTCCCTGGGCAGCTCCCTTCGTGCTGTTCAGCCTGCCTCTCCTCTTTGCCTTCCTCGGTCTCCGGCTTTCACTCCCAGCGCTGAAACAGTTGCCGCGGGGATGTGGAAGCCGGTCCGCGGCGGCAGTTGCCCTCTGCATCTGCGGTGTGGTCTTCGCCCTGGCACTCGGTCCCGCCCTCGACCTCATAGGCGTGTTCTGAGCATCGGAGTGCTCCGGGCCCAGGTGTCTTCACGGCGCTCCGATCGTCCGCCGTCCCCGCGGCGCTATTCTGGAAGGGATGAGCGAATCCCCTGAAAACCCCCAGCAGCCGCATGTCCCGCGGCCCGTCACGCCCGGCACCCAGGCCTCCTTCGGCACGTACGGCGGCCGCCCCGTCAGTTTCGTGCGCCGCGGCACCAGGCTGCAGGGCCGCCGGCAGGCTGCCTGGGCCGAGCACGCCGAGCGGTGGGCAGTCGACGTGCCACGGCATGTAGCCAACACCTCGGTCCACCCCGATTACACCTTTGACGCCGCCGCGGAATTCGGCCGTGAAGCGCCGCTCATCGTCGAGATCGGATCCGGACTCGGCGACGCCATCTGCCATGCGGCGGAACAGAACCCGGACACCAACTTCCTGGCCGTGGAGGTCTACACGCCGGGGCTGGCCAACACGATCATCAAGATCAACAGCAGGGGCTTGAACAACGTCCGCGTGGTGGAAGCGAACGCACCCGAGGTCCTGGCCACCATGCTGCCCGAAGGCTCGGTCAGCGAACTCTGGGTCTTCTTCCCGGACCCCTGGCACAAGTCGCGGCACCACAAGCGCCGCCTCATCCAGCCCGAGTTCGCCGGGCTTGCGGCACGGGCGCTGAAGCCCGGAGGCCTGTTCCGGATCGCCACCGACTGGTCAAACTACGCCGTCCATGTCCGGGACGTCATGGCGGGTTCAGGGGACTTCGAAAACCTGCACACCGGCGAGCGCCGCGGCCCCGAAAGCCCCCTGACGCAGGTGTGGCAGTCCGGCGTCGAATCGGTGGTGGGCGGGGCGCCGGTGCGTGAGGGACGCGCCCCGGTCAGCACGGAACACACCGGACCCAACGAGGGCGTGGACGAAACAGGCGGCTGGGCTCCCCGCTTCGAGGGCAGGATCCGGACCAGCTTCGAGGCAAAGGCCCACGAGGCCGGGCGGCTGATCTTCGATCTCTGCTACCGGCGCCGCTGAGCGGCAGACCGGGAAACGCTCCTAGCCCACGTTGATGGCGGCCACGATCTCCTTGAGCATGTCCAGGCGCGGTTCCGCCTCCGGGTTCATATAGGGCCAGACGACCACGACACCGATGAACCGGCCGCTTTCCCACACGCCCACGGTGGCTGCCACCTTGGCCGGCCCGCCGTCGTCGTCGTCATATCCCACCACCACGGCGTAAGCGGCCTTGCCGGGCAGGTTCAGCTCGCCCTCCGCCAGGAGGGTGCCGCCGCGGTCCTCAAGGTAGAAGTCCGCCATCAGGTGCGCCCAGCCGTTGGCCTGCGGCGCATCCTGCACGGAGGTGTCATCCTTGATCAGGGTGACCAGGACGCCGCCCAGCAGGCCGTACTGTTCGCTGTTGGGCCCGGCCGTGGAATCCTCCAGGACCTGGGTATGCTCGGGAAAATCTGCGGTGAAGCCCAGCGGGGATTCGATGTGCACTGACATTGGTTTCAGAGCCTCTCGAGCTTGGTGTCGTTGGGGACTTTATAGTACGTGGACACATTGGTGGTGGCCTGGTTCTCGGTCTTGACGTCCACTTCACCCACCTTGACGTCGAACCCGGCCTCGTTGGTGGCCGTGACCACGGAGTTCACCTGCACGGTGGCGGACCCGGCCTCGTAGAGCCGGGCGGCATCGCGGGCGGCACCGGCATCGTTGCCCAGGGCCACGTTGCGCAGGTAGCTGTCGATGACCGGGCGGTTCTCCGGCGAATAATCGACATCGATCTTGACGCTGCCCTGGGTACCGGCCGTCACGGTGGAATCGAACTTCGCAGCCTCGGTCTTCACACCGGACGTGACGCCCTGGGCCACGGTCCCGTCCATGGAGACGGACACGGAATCGATGTTGTTGTCCTTGTCCATGTTGACCTGCAGGCCGCCCTTGCCGGAGGCCTCGAAGACCCGGCCGTCCAGCTTGAGCTGGCCCTGGGCGGAGACCTCCCCGCTGGCTGTGGACGTACCGTCCGTCAGGTTCCGCTCATACGCAAGATCGAGCTTCGCCCCGCCGGACGCCGTTCCGGACTCGCCGCTGGCGTCGAGCGAGAACGTGCCCTTGGCCTTGTCCGTCTGTCCGGTGGACCCGTTGTCCTTCGCCGCGTCATTGATGGTGTCCAGGATGTATCCGGGCGGGTTGCCGGCCACATCCTTGATTTCACCGATGCTGTCCGGCGGAAGGTCGCGGTACATCTGCTCGCGGGCAGCCATGGCTTCCTCCACGCTGCCGAACGTGTACTCGCGGGAGACCTCGCCGGTAAGCGTCGCCCCCGCCGTGCCGCTGGTGTCGTTGACGCCCAGGCCCATGTTTCCGTACACCTTCATCGTGGCGGAGCCGTCCGCGTTCTCCACCACTTCGGTCCCCACCTCGGCGCCGCCGTGGACCCAGGCAACCCGGGCTTCGATGGAGGCCTTGCCCGTTTCCGTGTAGACCGGGATGTCTGCTTTGGCCAGTTCCTGCAGGTGCTGTTTTGCCAGTTCCTGCGCGGACGCCGGAATGCCGCCGTCCATGCGCATGAGGTCCTCGGCGAACGGTCCGTCGCTGCCCTCGCCCTGGATCAGGTACGCCCGGTCGGCATCGGACAGGCCGGCCCACCACTTCGCCTGCTCTTCCGGGCTGGCGTTAACCATCCGATCCAGTCCCGTTTCAAGTTCCCGCCGGTGTTCGGCAGCCGCACTGGCTTCTTCGGCCCTTTCCTTGAACCACTCCTTCGCCTGCGCGGCCATCGAGGTGAGCCGGTCCCAGGTGCTGCCGCCGGAGCCTCCGGTTCCCGCCGTGGACGCTTTTTCCTGCTCGTCGGCATGCTTCATCAGGATTTTCGAGTTTTCCCGCAGGCTTGCCACCACTTTGTCCAGGCTGGGACGGTGGCTGGCACTCCACTCCTGGCGGAAGCGTTCACCGTCCCGGCCCTTCCACGGCGCGGACTGGATCTGGCTGTGCAGGGACCCTGCGCGGCTGCTCAACAGTGATGCTGCCTGGTCCGCGGCCTTGGCCAGCGCCCGCAACTGGCTGATGTCTGCGCCGTAAAAAGTCATGGTTTCCCCCGGGAAAGAGTGCGGTACGTGTCAATCGCTGGTCCTTATGGTTGCACAGGTGCCGGAACCGGGCGATGGGGATCCCTCCCCATCGCCCGGACTGTGCCCGCCCGACTGTTCGGTGCCCCGGCGGCGTGGGACGATTGGCCTTGTAAGAAGGGCACGCACACCGGCGCGCTACCGCGCCTGTCCAAAGGAAAGACGATCAAAGAAGAACTGAAGCAGGTCGTTGACAAGGCTGAGGACGTCACCAATTCGCGGGTCCTTGAGTTCCTGGCCCGGTCAGGGTTCGCGGCCAGCGGCATCCTGCACCTGCTGGTGGGTGCCATCGCCATCCGCCTGGCCATGGGCGGCACCGGGCACGCCGATTTCAGCGGTGCCGTGGCCGAGCTTGCCACCATGCCTGTGGGTCCGTTCCTGCTGTGGGGAAGCTTTGCCGCCTGCGCAGCCTTGTCACTGTGGCAGGCCGGTGACGCGATTTTCGACTTCAACCACCAGGCCACCAAGAAAAAGGTCAAGAACAAAGCCAAGGCCGCGCTGCAGGCAATCGTGTATGCGGTGCTGGCGTTGACACTGTGGCATTTCGCCACGGGGACGGGTACCGGCGATGACAACCGCAAGGCCACCAGCGACTTCACCGTTTCCATGATGTCTGCCCCCGGCGGCGTGGCACTGCTGGTCGTGATCGGCCTGGCAGTCGCTGTTACGGGGGTTGCCTACGGCATGCGGGGGCCCAAGCGAAGCTTCGAGAAGCAGCTGCGGATGCCTGCCGCCGGCGCGGCCCGGACCGCCGTGCTGTCCCTGGGCATTGCCGGCTACCTGGCCAAGGGTCTGGTACTGCTGCTGACGGGGCTGCTCATCGTCATCGCCACCATCAAGGAGCACCCGGAGGACTCCACCGGCCTGGACGGCGGCCTGCGTGCACTCCGCGACCAGCCCATGGGCCCCTATCTCCTGGCCGCGGTGGGAGCCGGGCTGGTCTGCTACGGCGCGTACATGATCATGCGAGCCCGGCTGGCGAAAATGACCAAGTAACACCCCGCGCCGTGGTTAGGTTGGGGCATGCCCCAAGTACGCGCTGAGCGTTTTATCCGTATCGATCCGGAGACTGCGTTCGCCCTCTCCCAGACCACGGGAGACTTCCGGCTCAAGTGGGACCCCTTTATTTCCGCCCAGGGCTTCCTTGACGGAGCGCGTGCGGCGGGAAAGGGCGTCCGCACCCGGACCAGATCCCGGCTGGGCCTGGTGATGGTGAGCCAGTACGTCTCCTACGCACCGCCCCGGAACGTCGGCATGACCATGGTGGCCGGCCCGTGGTTCTTCACGAACTTTGGCGGAGGCTGGCGGTTCACGGCGGACGACGGCGGCACCCGGGCCGTCTGGAAGTACACCTTTTCATGCCGTCCGGCTTTGCTCCGGCCCCTTATGGAAGGGATTGGCAGCCGGCTGCTGGGCTACGAGATCGAACGCCGGATCGAGGCCTTCGCCCGCGCCTGCGAGGACCCCGCCCTGGTGGCGGAATTCCGGGCCCTGGGGCATGCCGGTGAAGCCGCCGACCAGGCCGGCAACCCGCACCCCTAGGTGTACTGAGTCAGGACGTTGGTTACATCGTGAATAGGTGAAGACCTCTTAGGTTGGTGGTTACCACACACAGCCAACGACTAAGAGGTCTTCATGTCCCACCGTAATGCCCGCCTGACTCCGAACGGTAGGCGGATCATTATCGAGCGCGTCCTTGCCGGCCAGCCAGTGGCCCATGTAGCCAAAGAGATGGGCATCTCAAGGACCTGTGCGCACCGCTGGATCAGCAGGTACCGCGCGGATGGCTGGGCTGGTTTGGAAGACCGCAGCTCCCGTCCGAGGTCATGCCCGCACGCCACCTCCGCGGAAGTCGTAGCGGATGTTCTCACCCAGCGCGTCGAGCATCGCGAGGGACCAGCGGACCTGGCCGTGCGCTGCGGCACGAGCGCCCGGACGGTCTCCCGGATTCTGGTCCGCGCGGGCATGCCCAGGTTGTGGGACCTGGACCCAGTGACCGGGGCACGAATCCGCGCGTCCCGGGCCACCGACCGCCGCTACGAACGCGACGCCCCAGGCGACATGATCCACATCGACGTCAAGAAACTAGGCCGGATCCCGGACGGCGGCGGTTGGCGGACCGACCCGGCGCAAAACCGCGCCAACCACCGCAAATCACCTCAGAAAGTCGGTTTTGACTACGTCCACGTGGCCGTCGATGATCATTCCCGCTTCGCCTATGCCGAGGTCCTGCCCGACGAAAAAGGCCCGACCTGCGCCGAATTCCTCACCAGGGCCGCAGCCGCCATGGCCGCCAACGGAGCACCCGTCAAACGCGTCATGACCGACAACGCCTTCGCCTACCGGCTCTCCCGCGACTTCCAGGACGCACTCGCTGCCCTGGGCGCCAAACACATCCTGATCAAACCCCGCCACCCCTGGCAAAACGGCAAAGCAGAACGCTTCAACCGCACCCTCCAAGAAGGCTGGGCCTACCGCCAACCCTTCACCACCAACCAAAGCCCGCGTCGACGCTCTACAGTCCTGGCTAAACTTCTACAACAACCACCGGCCACACGGCAGCCTCGGAGGCAAACCACCTATCAGCAGGTGCAACCAACCTACTGGCTGAGTACACCTAGGGAACGGTGATGACCGCCACGGCCCGCTGGGCGCCGTCGCGCAGTTCGACGCTCGAGATGCTGCCCAGCTGGATGGGCGTCGCCCCGGTGACCTTGACCTTTCCGCTGGGGGTAGCGGTCCAGGCGCAGGCCCGGTCCTCCGTGCCCGCCCGGTCCCGCACCCACAGCGAAAGGGTCCCTTCCGCCGGCAGGCTGCTGCCGCTGACTGCAAGTTCGGTCCCCCAGGTCTTCCGGGCCATGTCGATGTTCACCTGGAGCCCTCCGCCGGACGCCACGGAATAAGTGGCATCCGGCTGCGGCGGCCTGACAAGCAGGGGCCCCACGGCCAGGCCCACAGCCAGGCACGCGGCGGCAACAGCCCCCGCTATAGCCACCCACCGCCGTCGTATGGTCCGACGCCGGCGCGCCAGTTCGTTGAACAGGCGCGCCGGGGCGTTGGCATCAGTTCCCTCGCTGCCGCCGGGCACGGCGCTGCTGCCCGGAACGCCGCTGAGCGCCACGGCGTCAGGAACGGGAAGGGAATCCAGGAGCATGGGCACTTTTTCCAGTACGGCCAGTTCCTTGCGGCAGGCGGCGCAGTCCTGGAGATGCGCCTCGAACAGGGTGAGGTCGGCGGCGTCAAGGCCGCCCAGGACGTAGGCGCCCAGCAGGTGGTGCGGGTTGGTGTTCACCGTTCCACCCCCATCTCGTCCAGGATGGTGCGCAGGGCCCGCAGGGCGTAATAGGCCCGGGACTTGACGGTGCCGCTGGGGATGTTGAGCTGGACCGCCGCCTCGTTGACGGTAAACCGGCGGTAATGCAGGGCCACCAGGACGTCCCGGTGTTCCTTGCTCAGCCGCAGCAGCGCTTCCTCCATCAGGACCCGGTTGAGCAGCTCGTCAACGCGGCCCATCACCTCGGCGGGGTCGGTAAGGCTGCTTTCCAGCGCCTCGTGCGGGCGGCGCTGGCTCCGGCGGTAGTTGTCGATCATGATGTTCCTGGCTGTGCGGTACAAGTAACTGCGGAAGCTGCCGTTGATGTCCGGGGCATGCTGCCAGACGCGGAGCACCGTTTCCTGGACCACGTCCTCCGCGAGCTGCGGATCCCGGGTGGCGCTGAGCACGAACCGGCGCAGGGCGCTGCCATGTTCACGGTAGATGGCCTCCACCACGTTGTCGTCGAGCGGCATCCCGCTCCTCCCGTCACTGTCCTGGACACATCACTGCCCACGGGGAACGCCACGGCATCTGCGCTCCCGGCTGTTACCACGACAGGGAGCAGGAATCGGTTCAATCGGACAGCGCCACAGCGTACCTGTGAACCATTCTTTACCCGGAGGCGTCGTAGGGGTTAGCGCCCCATGATCCAGAGCCGGGCGCGGCCGAAGAGGCACCAGCCACGAAAGCACACAGCCAAGGAGCACACCATGAAACAGCATCTCGGGGCAGGACTTGCCATCCTGGCCCTGGCGGCAGCCCTCACCGGTTGCGGCAGCAACGCCGGCACCACCCCGTCGGCCACGGCCCCGGCCACCACTGGCGTGTCATCTTCCGGTGCCGCATCCACCGCACCGTCATCGGGCCCTGCGCAGTCATCGAAGGCGAGTGCCGCCGTCGAGCTTAAGACAGGCTCCTCTCCGGAAGGCAGCATCGTGGTGGACGCGAAGGGAATGAGCCTCTACTTCTTCACCAAGGACACCAAGGACTCCGGCAGCAGCGCCTGCACCGGTTCCTGCCTGGTCCAGTGGCCGCCGCTGACCACCACGTCGGGAGCCCCCACCGCAGAGGGAGTGACCGGGAAGCTGGGCACCATCACCACGCCTGACGGCAAGAAACAGGTGACCTTGAACGGCATGCCCCTCTACTACTTCGCAAAGGACACTAAGCCGGGCGACGTCCTGGGCCAGGGCGTGGGCGGAGTCTGGTACCTGTCCGACCCG is a window from the Arthrobacter sp. NicSoilC5 genome containing:
- the trmB gene encoding tRNA (guanosine(46)-N7)-methyltransferase TrmB, producing MSESPENPQQPHVPRPVTPGTQASFGTYGGRPVSFVRRGTRLQGRRQAAWAEHAERWAVDVPRHVANTSVHPDYTFDAAAEFGREAPLIVEIGSGLGDAICHAAEQNPDTNFLAVEVYTPGLANTIIKINSRGLNNVRVVEANAPEVLATMLPEGSVSELWVFFPDPWHKSRHHKRRLIQPEFAGLAARALKPGGLFRIATDWSNYAVHVRDVMAGSGDFENLHTGERRGPESPLTQVWQSGVESVVGGAPVREGRAPVSTEHTGPNEGVDETGGWAPRFEGRIRTSFEAKAHEAGRLIFDLCYRRR
- a CDS encoding DUF1206 domain-containing protein, yielding MKQVVDKAEDVTNSRVLEFLARSGFAASGILHLLVGAIAIRLAMGGTGHADFSGAVAELATMPVGPFLLWGSFAACAALSLWQAGDAIFDFNHQATKKKVKNKAKAALQAIVYAVLALTLWHFATGTGTGDDNRKATSDFTVSMMSAPGGVALLVVIGLAVAVTGVAYGMRGPKRSFEKQLRMPAAGAARTAVLSLGIAGYLAKGLVLLLTGLLIVIATIKEHPEDSTGLDGGLRALRDQPMGPYLLAAVGAGLVCYGAYMIMRARLAKMTK
- a CDS encoding SRPBCC family protein, translated to MPQVRAERFIRIDPETAFALSQTTGDFRLKWDPFISAQGFLDGARAAGKGVRTRTRSRLGLVMVSQYVSYAPPRNVGMTMVAGPWFFTNFGGGWRFTADDGGTRAVWKYTFSCRPALLRPLMEGIGSRLLGYEIERRIEAFARACEDPALVAEFRALGHAGEAADQAGNPHP
- a CDS encoding zf-HC2 domain-containing protein, with amino-acid sequence MNTNPHHLLGAYVLGGLDAADLTLFEAHLQDCAACRKELAVLEKVPMLLDSLPVPDAVALSGVPGSSAVPGGSEGTDANAPARLFNELARRRRTIRRRWVAIAGAVAAACLAVGLAVGPLLVRPPQPDATYSVASGGGLQVNIDMARKTWGTELAVSGSSLPAEGTLSLWVRDRAGTEDRACAWTATPSGKVKVTGATPIQLGSISSVELRDGAQRAVAVITVP
- a CDS encoding sigma-70 family RNA polymerase sigma factor; the encoded protein is MPLDDNVVEAIYREHGSALRRFVLSATRDPQLAEDVVQETVLRVWQHAPDINGSFRSYLYRTARNIMIDNYRRSQRRPHEALESSLTDPAEVMGRVDELLNRVLMEEALLRLSKEHRDVLVALHYRRFTVNEAAVQLNIPSGTVKSRAYYALRALRTILDEMGVER